In Polyangiaceae bacterium, a genomic segment contains:
- a CDS encoding DUF559 domain-containing protein, with translation MRRPHRQSAQPVARARAHALRQQLTFSEQKLWQELRGSKLGVAFRRQVAIGRYIADFAAPSVRLVVEVDGGYHVARKAADKRRDRDLARLGWRVLRLEAGLVVHRLPEAVARIRQALGARG, from the coding sequence ATGCGTCGCCCCCATCGTCAGTCCGCTCAGCCAGTTGCTCGCGCTCGTGCCCATGCGCTGCGGCAACAACTCACGTTCAGTGAGCAGAAGCTGTGGCAAGAGCTCCGTGGCTCCAAGCTGGGTGTGGCCTTCCGGCGGCAAGTGGCCATCGGCCGTTACATTGCAGATTTCGCTGCCCCCAGCGTGCGCTTGGTCGTTGAAGTGGATGGCGGCTATCACGTCGCGCGAAAGGCCGCCGACAAGCGCCGAGACCGGGACCTGGCCCGGCTTGGCTGGCGCGTGCTGCGGTTGGAGGCAGGCCTCGTCGTGCATCGGCTGCCGGAAGCTGTTGCTCGCATCCGCCAAGCGTTGGGGGCGCGTGGCTGA